TCGCTTCAGGGATGTCCTTGCTTCGACACCGCCGTCTGGCCTGGCTCTCCGGAGACGTTCGTCAGCGACGATTTGCCTCGTGGTCTATCGATAGGTATTTTATGGGCGCGGACCTTGTGCGGCCGGGTTTGTATGGACCGGATAATTCAAACAGGCCCCAAGACTCTTATTTCGAGGGAGGAGAATCCATGCGTGAATGGGTGTTTTGCTGTTGCGTGGCGGCGCTGGCCGCCGGGTGCGCGACGACCAACGAGCTTCCGGGTGTGCAACGCGCGCTCGACGCGGGGCCTGACGCCTTCTTGAACAAAGCAGTGGTGGGGCCGCAGGGGGACGGCACGTTCGTAGTGCCCACCACACAAGTCCTGAATCCCGCGGGCAAGACGGTCGAGTTTCCAGGACGGCCCGTGGATATTGCGGTACACCCGGACGGGCGGCTGCTGGCCATCAAAAACCGCGGCGATGTGGTGTTCTTTGATGCCGTCGAGCGCAGCATCGCGCAGACGCTCTCCATGCCCAAAGGGGGCAGCGCCTATTGCGGGATCGCGTGGACCAATGACGGGAGTTGTGTATGGACTACCGCGGCTGAGGCGGCTATTCACTGCGCCACGCGGGGGGAGAATGGCGAATTCGCGTGGGTGAAGACAGTTGAGCTGCCGGGCCCGGATGGCAAAGGCGAATCGGCCCCGGGCGGGTTTGCCTTGGACGAGGCGAAAGGCGTCATTTATGTGGCGTTGAGCCGGAATAACAGTGTCGGTGTAGTCGATATTGCCTCGGGGAAGGTGTCGGCGGAGTTTCCGGTGGGTATCGCGCCGTACGACGTTGTGCTGCTTGGAGACAAAGCCTATGTCACCAACTGGGGCGGGCGGCGTCCCGGGCCGGACGACATCACGGGGCCCACGTCGGGCAGCCGGGCGGTGGTGAATGCGGCGGGTATCGCGTCGACGGGAACCGTGTCCGTAATCGACTTGGCTTCGGGAAGCGTCACGCGCGAGATCGAGGTCGATTTGCATCCCTGCGGGATGGCGATGTCACCGGACGGTTCGCGGCTGTACGTTGCCAACGCAAACAGTGACACGATCAGCGTGATCGACACGGCGCGCGACGCAGTGACGGATTCATGGCTCGCCCGGCCGTCCCCCGAACTGCCTTTTGGCAGCGCCCCCAATGCGATAGCCGTTTCGGACGATGGCGCCTCGTTGTACGTGGCGCTGGGAGGCAACAACTGTATCGCGGTGATGAGCGCACACAACGGCCGAGCACGGGGCCTCATTCCTGCCGGGTGGTATCCCGGCGCGGTTGCGTTTGCGCAAGAAGGCGCATTGCTGTGCGTGGCGAATACCAAAGGCGTGGGGAGCCTTCACCGGGAAGCCAACGCTTCGCGAAAAGAAGGCATGCATGGCAAGGACTGGCAAGGCTTCAATTCGCACGACCACATGGGGTCGGTCACGGTTGTGGAGACGCCGAATGCGGCGATGCTCAATGCGTACACCCAGCAGGCGGCGGTTTCCATGCGCCTGCCGCATATGCTCCGCGGCGCGGACAAAGGAGCGGGGGCGCAGCGGACCGTGGCGATTCCTGAACGGCCGGGGGATGTGTCGGCCATCAAGCATGTGCTGTATATCATCAAGGAGAACCGCACCTACGACCAGGTTTTCGGCGACATGCCGCAGGGTAACGGCGAGCCGGCGCTCTGCCAGTTCGGCCGCGAGGTCACGCCCAACCATCACGCGCTGGCAGAGGAATTCGTGCTGCTCGACAATTTCTACTGCAACGGAGTTCTGAGTGCGGACGGTCACCAGTGGACCAACGAGGGCTATGTCACGGACTATCTCGAGAAAGCGTTTGGCGGGTTTCCACGGAGTTACCCGTATGACGGCGACGACGCACTGGCGTACGCGTCATCGGGCTTCATCTGGGACCATGTGCTGGCGGCAGGCCTGACGTTCCGCAATTACGGGGAGATGGTGAAGGCCCAGATCACTCCGGGGACCGCAACCTGGACCGATATCTACCAGGGTTACCTGAACGGGACCGACCGGGTGAAGGTCACCGCTCGTACGGAGGTGAACGGGCTCGAGAGCTACATCTGCCCCGCGTTCATCGGGTTTCCGGGCAAGATGCAGGATGTGTACCGCGCGCGTGAGTTTCTCAAGGAATTTCATGCCTGCGAAGAAAAGGGGGAGTGGTACAACTTCGTGATCATGCTCTTGCCCAACGATCACACGGTGGGGACGCGCGAGGGCTATCCCACTCCGCGGGCCGCTGTCGCGGATAACGATCTCGCGCTGGGGCAAATCGTCGAGGCCATAAGCCGCAGCCAGTTCTGGCCCCAGACGGCGATTTTCGTGGTGGAAGACGATCCACAGGCGGGATTGGACCACGTGGACGGGCACCGCACCGTGGCGCTGTGCATCAGCCCGTATACCCGGCGGGCGGAAGTTGTCAGCGCGCACTACAACCAGAACAGCATGCTCCGCACCATCGAGTTGATTATGGGATTGCCGCCTATGAACCAGTTTGACATGGCGGCGAACCCCATGTACGAGTGTTTCAGCGACACGCCGGACACCGCGCCTTACACCTGCCGCCCCAATCAGATCCCGCTGGATGAAATGAACCCGAAAGTGGCGTCGTTGCGGGGCAAACAGTTGTACTACGCGAAGAAATCCATGGAGATGCCCCTGGACGACATCGATCGTGCGGAAGAGGACTTGTTCAACCGGATCATCTGGCATTCGGTGAAGGGATACGACGTACCCTATCCAAGACTCGCGCGTCGAGACACTGCCCGCGCGGCCATGTGGGGCGCGCCGGATATCGAAGCGGAGAATGATTGAGGAGAACGAGAGACTCGAAGGGAGAACCGGTGCCGGGAAGAACAGGCTTTACGTTGATTGAACTACTGGTCGTTATCGCCATTATCGGCATTCTTGCGGCGATTCTATTGCCCGCGTTGAGCCGGGCCCGCGAGGCGGCCCGCAGGGCGTCGTGCGCAAACAATCTCAAACAGCTCGGCTTGTCGCTGTTCATGTACGCGAATGAGCATCAGGGCCGCTTCCCGCACCGTCAGGTCCGGAAGGTGACGGGAGCGTTGAGCCCCGAAATGATGTTCAACGGTCCCGCGATGATGCCCGAATACGTCAGCGACGTGAACGTGGTGTGGTGCCCGTCGTGGAACGCGCCGCCGGACATTCTCGAGCGGTACGACGTGGGCAAAGGCAACGGCGACGGCATTATCCAGCCCGAGGAGGTTGGCCAGGAGCCCTATCACTACACGGGGTGGCTGCTCATGGAAGACGTGAACATACTTGGGCCGCTGGTGGGGGTCGAGGGGACGGGGCTCAACGGGCGCCACGAGGAACCCGAGTACCTGTTAACGCCATGGGGCGAACTCGCCCGGGCCAACGTCGATACGGGCGGCGCCGCCAGCGACGATGACTTCAAGGTTTGCGCCGCATTCAGCGGCACGCAGGTTGGGGGCGGCGACACGTATTACCGCTTGCGCGAAGGCATCGAGCGGCTCATGATCACCGACATCAACAATTCCGCGGCAAGTTCGGCCGCCAGCAGCGCCGTTCCGCTCATGTGGGACCATTGCACGACGAAGGTCATCGACTTCTCGCACGCCCCGGGCGGCGGTAACGTGCTCTATCTCGACGGACACGTCGAATTCCTGCTCTATCCCAACGAAAGGTTCCCCTTCACCGAGGACAGCGCCCGGACTCTCGGCCGCTATGGCAAGCCGTTCGACGGGTTTTAGGGGGGGGCCCGGCGCTTCGGCAAGCCGCACAGGCACACGCATGGGAACCGCTTGCGCATATAGCGTCTTATAAGGTGTATACGACCTATAGATAGCAAGCCCGTTCTGGCCGAGGCGGCGGGTGCCGTGAGCTCTCGCCTGCCGTTGTCGCATTTCCGTGTGGGGTCTATAATGCCCCGCGCAAGAGAAGGGTCCATTCCATTCTCAGGAGCACTGCCATGAGAACCCTCGTCTGCCTGTCTCAGATAGTCTTGTCCGGTTTTCTAGTCTCATTCGCGGCGCAGGGCGCCGTTTCCCTGAAAGGAACCCAGGAAATGGAAAGCGTGCCGCATGGGCAGTGGCGTTTTGGCGGCGAGATTGGCAAGCGCATCGATGCGAACATCGAGAACTGGCTATTGCGTGCGCCCGGCGCCAATCCCGGGCTCATCGAGATGTTTCACCGGCGGGACCGTCACTGGCCGTATGCGGAGCCGGTGCCGTGGGCGGGGGAGTTCGCGGGGAAATACCTGATCGCGGCGGTCCAGGCGGTGCGGATGACCGGCGACCCGCGGGTGAAACCGTTCGTACAGGAGTTCGTGGATGCATTGGTTGCGAGCCAGGCCGAGGACGGTTATCTCGGGCCGTGGCGCGAGAACGACCGGCTCTTGGGTCATTGGGACCTGTGGGGACACTACCACTGCATGCTGGGCCTCTTGATGTGGTACGACGAGACCGGCGACCAGAACGCCTACGCCTGCGCCATTCGCGCTGCGGACCGCATCTGTGAGACGTATCACCCCGGGGGCCGGAGGCCCATCGAGGCGGGCACGCCGATGATCAATCTTTCGGTAGTGCACGTCATGGCGCTTATGTACGAGCGAACGGGCGAACAGCGGTACTGGGACCTGATACAGATGATTGTCGAAGACATGGAGAAGGACGGTGACTGGCTGCGCGAGGGGGCGAAGGGAACGCCCTATTTCAAGCTGCCGGGCGGTGGCACGCGGTGGGAAAGCATTCATATCGTGCAGGGAATTGTGGAACTGTACCGAATCACGGGCGAGGAACGGTACAAGACCGCCGCCCTGAATCTCTGGGAAAGTATCCGCGACTTTGACCGGCACCCGTCGGGGGCGTTCTCGACCAACGAACAGGCCTTCGGCTCGGTATACGAGCGGGGCTCGATCGAGACTTGCTGTTCGGTGGCCTGGGAAGCCTTGACGATAGATATTCTCAAGCTTACGGGCGAGCCGAAGGTGGCGGATGAACTCGAGCTGACCACGTGGAACCAGGTTCTCGCGGCGCAGCACCCCTCGGGCAACTGGTGGACCTATGACACGCCCCTGGACGGCATTCGCGCGCCTTCCTATCACCAGATCAATTTCCAGTACCGGCCGGGGACGCCGGAGTTGAACTGCTGTTCGGTGAATGCGCCGAGGGGCCTGGGGATGCTCAGCGAATGGGCTGCGATGCGGGATGAGAACAGCGTGGTTGTCAATTTTTACGGTCCCTGCTCGTTCGAGGTGCCACTGTCCGATGGCAAACGCGTCAAGATCACGGAAGAGACCGACTATCCCCTAGGCGGAAAGGTCGCGCTTCTGTTTGAGTGCGATGAGCCGGCCGAATTCGGCCTTCGATTGCGTATCCCCGAGCATATGCCTGCAGTCAATATGGATTCCAACCGGCCGTATGCGGGGCCGTGGCCTCCCACGCCGGGAACGTACCTCAACCTGCAGGGGTCTTGGGCCAACGGCGACCGGATCAACATCGAGTTTGATATGGCCACGCGCGTGTGGGCCGGGAAAGGATCCCGGTACGGTCGCGCGGCGGTCTATCGCGGGCCTCTGCTGCTGGCGTTTGACGCGTTCTACAACGATATCGAGTCGGCGGACATGAAACCGATTGACGTAGCGGCCGTCGAGTTGGCGCCTGTTCGCGTTATGCCCCCGGATTCGCTTGTGCGGCATGCTCCCATCGGTCTTTGGAAGGTGAATACGGCGGGGGCAGAACCGGTTGTGCTGTGCGATTTTGCGAGCGCGGGCGCCCACGGCACCGATTATGTGTCGTGGCTTCTGGCGGTTAACGTGCCGCCAGTCCGCGCGCGGTTGGAGCTTCCGCGAGATGGCGAGAAAGGCACACCCGGCCCGGTGCTGCTCAGGTGGTCTACACAGGGGGCTCAGGGTGTGATTTGCGAGGCCGTCATGGCTAAGGATGCCGGGTTCAACGACGTAGTTGCCCGGGTTCCGGACCTGAGCGCCAACTACACCATCGTGGACGAGGCGGTGCGCGCGCCAGGGACGTACTACTGGAAAGTCCTGTCAGTCAGCGGCGAAAAACAGGCCGAGAACGAAGAAGGTCCGCGGTCTTTTACGGTCGATCCTGCCGCGAACAGGTCATTTTTCAGCATCGGGGACGATGGCCTGTTGTTCTCCGCGCCCCTGGACGGAAAGGGCGCCCCGGATTTCGGGCGTCTCGAGCACGAGGAGAATGTGGAACCCGCGCCAGAGCGTAACGGCAATACGGGAGGGGCCGTATTCTTCAATGGGGTCGACGCGGGACTTCGATACGAGTTGCCGTTCTTCCCGGAGAGGGACTATACGTTTTACGCGTGGGTGTATCCGGAGAGTCTGCCGGTGGGGTCGATCCAACAGATCTTCTCGGGCTGGTGCCAGGGAATGGATGATCCTCTTCGGGTGACCTTGCGTGACAACGGCGTGTGCGCGGGCATCGAAGCGGGTCAGGCCTGCGCAACGCCGGTTGTACCCTTGACCAATGCGACATGGGTGCATGTGGCGGCGGTCAAGGCGGGGCCTGTCTTGCAGTTGTATGTTAACGGGAAAGAGGCAGCAACGGCGAACGTGCCCGAGCGCATCACAACCCGGAGCACGCTGGTTGGAATCGGTTTCAATCCGAAGTTCAGCGGGGGAGAATACTTCAAGGGCCGGATAGACGGCGCGGCTTTCTATGCGAGCGCCCTTTCCGCGGAGCGAATCCTGAGGCTCTACGAACATGGCGAGTGAGGCGTTTGAGCCTGGACTTTCCAGGAGCGGCGAAATCTGGTGGAACCGCGATTCTTGATATGCCGGCCGTTTTAGATAGGGGAGTCAGGGGGTTTATCGGGGGGGCAAGAATCCGACAAGCGCAAAACCCTCCGCAACCGCGTGCGGGGAAAACGGGTGATTGCCGCGCCGGGCAGTGACGTCCAGGCACGGGCTATGTCCTCCATTTCTTGCCTGAGATACGCCGCCGATTTTTGTTGATGACATCGGGCTGGTGCTTTGGGTACTATGATAAGTGCCAATTGTACTACTGATTGTAGTCAATTGCTGGAGGAGCAATGCGCCATACTTAGGGCTGTGGAGATGCGCGGCTCGGCAAGAGGGCGCCTTCTGCGAGGCGTGTTTGGGGGCGATACACCCCCACGCAGGAAGAATTGATAGCATGGAAAGCTCGCGAAACGCCGCAACGTCATGGCAGCGTCCCCGGATTGGGTGGTCGGTGGTTGTGTTTGTCGTCTTGGGAACGTTGTTCGAGTTTGGCTCGATCTATGCCGACGATTTCTTTCCGTCCCCCCATAAAGTTGGCAACTTTCTAAGCCTTGCTTCCGGTATCTTCATGGCGTTGGCATTGCTGACCATCACGCGCCGCCTGGCCGAGGACCGTGTCTCGCGCGGCATCATCCTGGTGGCGGCCTCGCTGTTCGTTTTTTCGAAAGTCCTTGCCTGCACGGTGGAATACAAGGGGCTGCGCGGCGTTCCTGTATTCGGGCGCGACGGATTCGGGCATGATATCCTCGAAGACTATACCTATACGATCGCCCTGGTCATGATCTTGTTCGGTTTTATCCGTTCCGCGCTCGAGGCCAACAAGGCCCGCTACACGTTCGGCCTTCAGAACGTGGCGTTGAAACGCGAGGTGGAGCAGCGTGCCGAAGTCGAACGCGCGCTGCGTGCCAGCGAGGCTCTCTACCGGGACCTCGTGGATACGGTCCCTGACGTTGTTTGGCGGGTCGACAGAACAGGCACGTTCACCTTTGTCAGTCCTTCGGTCGATACAGCCTTCGGTATATCTCCGGACAATGTTGTGGGCAAACGGCTGGGAGATGTGTTTCCGAAGGACGTCGCGGAACGGACACAAGCCTCGATTGCCCAGCGGGTGAGCGGCGAATCCTGGGAAGCGGGGCAGGGATTCCAATTCAACTACGTGCGGCCCGATGGTGGGGTGCGGAGCTTCGAGTCCCTGAGCGCCCCCGTATATGATTCCGACGGGCGGGTCGTGGAGATTCAGGGCGTCTCACGTGACATCACGGCCTATATCGAGGCGAATGAGGCGCTTGCGGCGAGCGAGGAAAAATATCGGGTCTTTGTCGAAAACAGCCCCCTGGTGATGGCACGCGTTAACCGCGATATGAAATATGTTTTCGTCAATCGAGCCTATCTTGAGGCCGTCAGGCTCACCCAGGAAGCGGTCGTCGGCAAAGGTCCGGAGGTTATCGAAGGCGTCATGCATCCCGACGATTTTCCGGTGATTGTAGGCTATGTCAAAGAGGCACTCGAGAGCCAAGAACGCCGTACCACCGAGGTTCGGATGATGGATGCAGAGGGCCGTTGGCGCTGGTTCTTGCATCTTGTTTACCCGTGGTACGAACCGAACGGCCGGCTGGGCGGAATCGAAACGCTTGCGCGCGATGTGACCGAACGGAGACTGGCGGAAGAGGCTCTGCGGAAAAGCGAGGAAACCGCCCGGGCGCTTCTGAACGCGACGAGCGACCATGTCGGTCTGATTGACCATGAAGGGCGCTTGCTTGCCTTGAACGAGCACCTGGCTGGCAGCTTTGGGAAATCCCCTTCGGACCTGGTGGGAGCGGATATCCGCGAGCTTCTGAACGGGGAAACTGCCGTAACGCGTTGGCGGAATATGCGGGCTGTGCTTCGAACGGGGCGTCCGCTTCGTTTCAGTGACGAATACAAGGGGCGCCATTTCGAGCACTGCTTCTATCCCGTGGGCGACGAGAACGGGGAGTTCACGAGGCTGGCGTTCTATTCACGCGATATGACCGATTCGCTGCGTAAAGAAGAGGAGCGGGTCCGGCTTGCCAAGGCGATCGAACAGGCGCCGGACTCGGTGATCGTGACCGGAACCGACGGCGTCATCCAGTACGTGAACCCGGGTTTCGAACGAAACACGGGCTACACGCGTCAGGAAGTTGCCGGTCAAACCACGCGTTTCCTTCGTTCGACCGAGCATGCTGAGAGCTTTTACAGAACCATCGAGGATACGATTTCTCGCGGGGCGATATGGTCCGGAAGACTGGTAAGCCGCCGCAAGGGCGGGAGTCTGTTCGAGTCGGACGCCACGATTTCGCCGGTCCATAACGACGCGGGGGTAATCATCAATCACGTATGGTTGATACATGATGTATCCACTGAGGTGAGTCTGGAGCGGCAGTTGCTTCAGGCCCAGAAAATGGAGGCCGTCGGCACGCTTGCGGGGGGTATTGCCCACGATTTCAACAACATTCTCTCACTCATACTCGGGCACAGCGAGCTTCTCCTCGAAGCCATTCCCGACAACGAAATAGCACGCTTCAACGTGCGGCAGATCACGAGGGCGGGCAATCGCGGCGCCGAGCTTGTCAAACAGATCCTCACCTTCAGCCGCCAGGTCGAGCGCCGTTGTGAGCTGTGCAATGTGGGGACTATCCTGAAAGAGGCCCTTCGGTTTCTTGCCGCCTCCCTTCCTGCAACCGTCGAAATCCAGCAGCACATCGAGGACGAGACCGGGGCTGTCATGGCCGACCCGATACAGATCTACCAGGTGGTGATGAATCTATGCACGAACGCCTATCAAGCGATGGGTACCGAAGGCGGAATTCTGGAACTGGGCGTGGACGAAGTGGAGATTGGCCGCGACTTTCAGGCGGACGTAGGGTCTCCGGGGCCGGGAAAATATGTACGGCTGACCGTTTCCGACACCGGGACAGGCATTGATCCGGCTGTCATAGGCCGTATGTTCGAACCGTTCTACTCGACCAAGAAACCCAGCCAGGGGACAGGTCTCGGGCTGTCAACAGTGCACGGGATCGTGACAGGTTATGGGGGCGCGGTGCGGGTTCACAGCGCGGTAGGAGAAGGGTCGGTTTTCGAGGTGTTCTTGCCCCAAGTGGAAGCCGGTATTCCCCTGGAAGCGGCTCCGGAGGAATTCCTGGTTGGGGGTTCCGAGCGGATCTTGTTTGTGGACGATGACGCCGATTTAACCCAGATGGCAGGCATGCTGCTGCACCATCTCGGATACACGGTCGAAACATTCAGCAACAGCATGGCGGCCTTCGAGGCCTTCTCCTCCAGCCCGGAGAGCTTTGATCTGGCCATTGTGGACCAGATCATGCCCCACCTCATGGGGGTCGAGCTGGCCAAGCGCATGCTGCAGAGGCGTCCGGGATTCCCCGTGTTCTTGCTTACCGGATACAGCGAAGGCATAACGCCGGAGCAGGCGCGCGATCTGGGGATCCGTGAGTTCATCATGAAACCATTTTCTTCCCGGGAACTGGGGACTCTTATCCGCAAGGCGCTGGATGGCGTGGACGCGCAGCGTAACTGAACATGCGGTGAGGCGCTATACCAGCCGTGTGAACAGGCGCGCCGCGTTGCCTCCGCACAGGGTGAGCTTCTCGACGTCCGACAAATCTCCCAGTGCTATACGGCCCACCTCGAACGCGAAATCGAACATGGGATAATCCGAGCCATACAGGACCTTTCGCAGGCCTACCTGCTTGGCCAGACGTTGGAGGGCTTTTCGCCATGCCGCGGAACCCGCGACGTCGAGGTAGAGGTTGTCGATCACGCCAGCGAGAGAAATCATGTCGGGAGGCGGCGACCAGGTGTTCCATGTGCATGCGTGGGCTACGATGAAGGGCACGTTCGGATACCGCTGGGTTGTGCCCTTCCAATCGTCTTCGCCGTGGGCGTGTACAAGCACGGGTAATGCGTGTTCGTTGGCGTACTCGAGGGCTTCGGAGTATCCGGCGTCGTGTAGCGGTTTTCCGTGGAGGCCGCAGTGGAATTTCAGCCCGACGAAGTTTACGGCTTTTTCGAAACAGCGTTCGATTTCGCCTGCGGTGTCCTGTGGATAATTGGGGTTTATTACGCAGTAACCGTATAGGAAATCAAGGTATTTGCGGATGATGTGAGCGGTTTGCTCGTTGCCGAGGCGCGTCTCGCCGTGAATGGCCGTAAAGCTGCTGCCGACCACTTTGTGCACGGCGCAACGGTGCATCGAGTTTACGATATCCTCCGGCCGACTGACCGGCGACGAGGTGGTCTCCCAGGACCCGTAGTGGGCGTGCACGTCGATCACGACGCCTTTGGGCCAGTTCGCGGGGTCGCGGCGGAGCAGGTCCGTGGCGGGATGTGAGTTGATGCGCAACAGACGGTGGGCGTTATGCCAGCTCGCCGCGGTTTGCTCGGCTTGGGTAAGACCGCTGCGGCAAAGTTGGAACACGCGGTTCTCACCCGCGCACTGAGGCATGCCCGTGCCGAAAAGGATGCGGCCGGCCAGCCCTTCGCGCGCCATGAGCTGATACGCGTCAGGCAAAACGAAGGCGTGGCATTCGAGGTTGAGATTGGGGGCTGTCCGCAGCGCGGCATACAGATTCCGCGTGTCGCCCACCGAGACGCCTATCAACGCGACATCCAGACTGGGGAAGCGGCGGCAGATATCCAGCACATCGTTCCACGGGATCGGCGACTGGCTCCAGTGGTGCTCTCCGAAATCGAGCAACACGGGCATGCCGGCCTGTTCGAGTTGATTCAGGAGGGGGCCGGTACACCATGCCCCGAGACTGTAGTGGCCATGTTTGGGCGTAAAGCGCACTGCCCGCACCCCTGCTGAGCGGGCGCGCTCAACCCACCCCTTGGGTTCGGGCAGGTCGCCGAACGCGGGGGGCGCCATCACCCAGCAGGGGAAGAGATTCTGGTGTCCCCGGAGTTGTTCGATAAGCAGCGCGTTGCCGTACTCGGCGTCGGCCTCAAGCGCGATGGCGTGGCAGACCAGTGCCTCGTCGATGCGCAGGCGCCGCATTTCTTCGAGGAGGTCGCCGGGGGTGTCAAACGGCGCGCCTGCGGGCAACGCCGTGCGGCCGAGAGTGACGTTCAGGTCGAAGAGGGGCATAGCGGCGCGCGTTACTCCTTTGGTTTCGCCGGGGGGACCGTCCAATGCGTGCCGGCAACGTGAGTGATGGCGTCGTCCATAGTGAAATAATAGATGGTGAAGATCTCGCCGGGTGATTTCTCGATGCTGATGGGATAGCCCAGATCGGAGCCGAAGGGGGCGGCATCGTTGCGCAAGACGATGATGTTCTCGGTATCCCACGTGTGGCCGCCGTCCGTGCTCAAGGCGGCGCGGATGCCCATGGGTTCCTGACGGTAACCATACGTGCACAGCATCCGCCCGTCGTGCAGCGGAATGAGGTTGGCGGGGTAGCCCCACATGCCGGTTTCGACGGCCGGGGACCATGTAATGCCGCGGTCTTTGCTGATAGACAGGCGCAAGAATCCGCCTTCGGGGGGTTCCGAGCGCATCATGGCGATCACTTCGCCGTCAGCGTTCTCGCACAGGGCCGTCTCGTTAAACCGCACCGTGCCAGCGGGATCCGCCGCCAGGGGAAGGAACCACCAGGTGCCGCCGTTATCCGCCGACCGCAAGATAAACGTGCGCGTGGCGGTATCTTCCTTAAGCTCGCCATAGATGGCATGCAGGAGGGTGCCGTTGGAAAGCCGCACGTACGAGGAGGAGTTGTAAGTCATCAAGGACCGGTGTGCGGGGAGCTGGAGTTCCTGTTTCTGCCAAGTTTTGCCGCCGTCATCGCTGCGGCGCGAGTAAGCCCCCTGCAGGTATGCCACAACACCCGGACGGACATCGCGCACGGTGATGTCCTGTTTTTCGAATTCTTCACGCTGTTCGGCGGGCACTTCGCGCCAGCCGTAGGCGCGGGCGTCAGCGAGGGAGCCGTCTTCATTTCGCATGCAGGCGCCGATAGGGTTTTCGCCCTCGCAGGGTTCCCAGGTATAGCCTTGGTCGCGCGAGATGTACCGCGCCGACCCGCCGGTGTTGTCGATATGCGACCGTCGTGTGCGCGTGCCGAAAGACGTGAACAAAGCGCGGTCATCCATCCGTACGAGGCTTGGAAAACACGCGTAGACGCCCGGCTCCTTGTAGACGACCACGTCCTGGGCTTGCGCGTATCTTGGTGGCAGGGGGGGCGGCTCGCCCAATGCCGCGTACCGCACGTCCGCGTAAACGGCCTCCGATTGGGCGGCACTGCTGCACGAGCCGAACATGACGCAGTTGCGGCCCGAATAGGCGGGCACGGTAAACTTACCAGTACCGTCGAGTACCATCTCGCCGTCAACCCACACGAAGAAATCGGCGTTGCGAATGGCCAGGCGGTAGGTGTGGAAATCGGAGGTGGTATCCATCTCGTGGCGGATTTCCCCGTCCTGCTCGAGGTATGTCGATAGATAACCCGGGTAGAGCGTGATAGAGGTCTCGTGTGTACCGTCCGAGGCGTGGAGGAAAGCGCCCGAGCGGCTGGTGTTGTTTATGAGCTTGATGCGGCCTTCGACAACGGCCCCGTCTTCCGGACGCGCGCGCCACGCGAAGGTATAGAAGTGCAGACTGCCGTTCTCCGTGCCGCTATCGATGATGCGCAGCCCTTCGTTCTCGAGCGTGTATTCGGTGTTGGCGCCGATGTTTTCGCGCCAGCTGGGCATCGAAGCCATGGGCGTGCATGTGCCGTCGTAGATGCCGTCCCACTCGAATTCGCCGTTCGGCGGCCCCGTTTCGCCCGCGAATGCCATGTACGCGGGAAATGCGAAGACAATGAACGCCACAGACATAAACGTTGGTATTGCCGTGTTCTTCACCCCAAACTCCC
The sequence above is drawn from the Candidatus Hydrogenedentota bacterium genome and encodes:
- a CDS encoding bifunctional YncE family protein/alkaline phosphatase family protein, whose translation is MREWVFCCCVAALAAGCATTNELPGVQRALDAGPDAFLNKAVVGPQGDGTFVVPTTQVLNPAGKTVEFPGRPVDIAVHPDGRLLAIKNRGDVVFFDAVERSIAQTLSMPKGGSAYCGIAWTNDGSCVWTTAAEAAIHCATRGENGEFAWVKTVELPGPDGKGESAPGGFALDEAKGVIYVALSRNNSVGVVDIASGKVSAEFPVGIAPYDVVLLGDKAYVTNWGGRRPGPDDITGPTSGSRAVVNAAGIASTGTVSVIDLASGSVTREIEVDLHPCGMAMSPDGSRLYVANANSDTISVIDTARDAVTDSWLARPSPELPFGSAPNAIAVSDDGASLYVALGGNNCIAVMSAHNGRARGLIPAGWYPGAVAFAQEGALLCVANTKGVGSLHREANASRKEGMHGKDWQGFNSHDHMGSVTVVETPNAAMLNAYTQQAAVSMRLPHMLRGADKGAGAQRTVAIPERPGDVSAIKHVLYIIKENRTYDQVFGDMPQGNGEPALCQFGREVTPNHHALAEEFVLLDNFYCNGVLSADGHQWTNEGYVTDYLEKAFGGFPRSYPYDGDDALAYASSGFIWDHVLAAGLTFRNYGEMVKAQITPGTATWTDIYQGYLNGTDRVKVTARTEVNGLESYICPAFIGFPGKMQDVYRAREFLKEFHACEEKGEWYNFVIMLLPNDHTVGTREGYPTPRAAVADNDLALGQIVEAISRSQFWPQTAIFVVEDDPQAGLDHVDGHRTVALCISPYTRRAEVVSAHYNQNSMLRTIELIMGLPPMNQFDMAANPMYECFSDTPDTAPYTCRPNQIPLDEMNPKVASLRGKQLYYAKKSMEMPLDDIDRAEEDLFNRIIWHSVKGYDVPYPRLARRDTARAAMWGAPDIEAEND
- a CDS encoding DUF1559 domain-containing protein, with protein sequence MPGRTGFTLIELLVVIAIIGILAAILLPALSRAREAARRASCANNLKQLGLSLFMYANEHQGRFPHRQVRKVTGALSPEMMFNGPAMMPEYVSDVNVVWCPSWNAPPDILERYDVGKGNGDGIIQPEEVGQEPYHYTGWLLMEDVNILGPLVGVEGTGLNGRHEEPEYLLTPWGELARANVDTGGAASDDDFKVCAAFSGTQVGGGDTYYRLREGIERLMITDINNSAASSAASSAVPLMWDHCTTKVIDFSHAPGGGNVLYLDGHVEFLLYPNERFPFTEDSARTLGRYGKPFDGF
- a CDS encoding glycoside hydrolase family 127 protein, producing MRTLVCLSQIVLSGFLVSFAAQGAVSLKGTQEMESVPHGQWRFGGEIGKRIDANIENWLLRAPGANPGLIEMFHRRDRHWPYAEPVPWAGEFAGKYLIAAVQAVRMTGDPRVKPFVQEFVDALVASQAEDGYLGPWRENDRLLGHWDLWGHYHCMLGLLMWYDETGDQNAYACAIRAADRICETYHPGGRRPIEAGTPMINLSVVHVMALMYERTGEQRYWDLIQMIVEDMEKDGDWLREGAKGTPYFKLPGGGTRWESIHIVQGIVELYRITGEERYKTAALNLWESIRDFDRHPSGAFSTNEQAFGSVYERGSIETCCSVAWEALTIDILKLTGEPKVADELELTTWNQVLAAQHPSGNWWTYDTPLDGIRAPSYHQINFQYRPGTPELNCCSVNAPRGLGMLSEWAAMRDENSVVVNFYGPCSFEVPLSDGKRVKITEETDYPLGGKVALLFECDEPAEFGLRLRIPEHMPAVNMDSNRPYAGPWPPTPGTYLNLQGSWANGDRINIEFDMATRVWAGKGSRYGRAAVYRGPLLLAFDAFYNDIESADMKPIDVAAVELAPVRVMPPDSLVRHAPIGLWKVNTAGAEPVVLCDFASAGAHGTDYVSWLLAVNVPPVRARLELPRDGEKGTPGPVLLRWSTQGAQGVICEAVMAKDAGFNDVVARVPDLSANYTIVDEAVRAPGTYYWKVLSVSGEKQAENEEGPRSFTVDPAANRSFFSIGDDGLLFSAPLDGKGAPDFGRLEHEENVEPAPERNGNTGGAVFFNGVDAGLRYELPFFPERDYTFYAWVYPESLPVGSIQQIFSGWCQGMDDPLRVTLRDNGVCAGIEAGQACATPVVPLTNATWVHVAAVKAGPVLQLYVNGKEAATANVPERITTRSTLVGIGFNPKFSGGEYFKGRIDGAAFYASALSAERILRLYEHGE